The Prionailurus bengalensis isolate Pbe53 chromosome B1, Fcat_Pben_1.1_paternal_pri, whole genome shotgun sequence genomic interval TTTATTTACAACTATACTGAGACtaagcaataataaaaagacaccaTTTGATTTTTAATCCACTTGGTCTCTAACACTAAACCTGCAACTCTAGAGTTCAGGAAGCTTTTTTGTTGTCAGTTGATGTTAAATAGATTATGTACCTTactcaagaataaaaaacacTGTCATACTCAATTTATAAGTGGGAAATCCCAGCAGAAATAATAGAATTAATGTGCATGACTGATCTGTAACCTGATAAATATGGCTTGACTACTATATTCTTTGAATGAGCTATAGACACAAGATACAAGTCAGGTTATAAGAGAACTGTTCCAATTTAAAAAGCCAGTTTatctaaatagaaaaatataaccaAATTTAAAGTAAGgtgatttttcatgttttcacaaAGCTTTTTCTTCCCATAAATGCTTCATAAAttgatattcataaatatttaagaaagatccaaacttattgtttatttattttattttgtttatagcactcttcaaaaaaatatcttccatttACTTAAGTAACATCGTGGTCTAATTATCAGTTGATAGATTTAGCACAACTAATTCATCTTTATTTACATATTAGACAACAATACAAATAACCCTACATACAGAATATTCAGaaacaacaaactaaaaatatacaataggcataaaatgttaaatcaaatttaatatataattataaaatcatttaagaaattaaatctatttttattaatttaatagcAACCATGGCTTTTTAATTCTTCACAGAGGCTTTGTGTTGGTAGTTTTATATCTGAAATTGTTCTAAGTTGTTTTgaatttcaattatatatatatttttttaactttttatttattttttttttgggggggggggacacagagagacagaccatgaacgggggaggggcagagagacagggagacacaaaatcggaaacaggctccaggctctgagccatcagcccagagccccacgcggggctcgaacccacggaccgcgagatcgtgacctggctgaagtcgaacccttaaccaactgcgccacccaggcgcccctcaattgtattttaaaatacactgtgCTATCAAATCTAACCGATTGCAGAACccattcttcatatatatattacacacacatattctaTCAAACAGTCTCTGGGGATTAAATATGAGTAAGATTATCACCTACCTTTCAAATTACACCTTTTGTTACCTAATCATGATTGAGCCATGAAAAGACTTCCAAGTGACTATATGCCATTATCATTagagaattataataaaataccaaaacaaaatcATAACAAAACATGGTAATACTTTCTGGTAAAAACTGCTCATAATTTTCATTACCAAGAACTTATGGAATTATTAATATGTTTCAgtaatatgttttccttttactAAAGATAAGATTATAATATTCTATATGTACAACTGGatcattaaaaatcataaattacaCCAGTATAGAGATATATATGTTCACTTTATTAAGCCATTGCTTATTAATAAAATGTCATAATTCAAATTGTTGTGCTATCTTTTTGAATATATGAGCCAACAATCAAAGAAAGTCCTTAGGAGGAAAGTATGTGACGAAAATGGGTCTTTATGacaatatccttttaaaaaaaaaaaaaaagccagttctCCAAACTgacataattaataattattaccTATGTACACAataattttttctcaaaatttaaagattttttttattgtttatttatttttgagagagagagagacagagcgcaagtaggggaggggcagagacagagagacacagaatcccaagaaggctccaggctctgagctgtcagcacagagtctgatgcagagctcaaactcacccaCCTGGGCCAAAGTCctctgcttaaccaactgagacacccaggtgccccagttttccccaaaatttattaaatgaattccttattaaaattatcataaaGATAAGTATCCCTCACTGTTTTATCAGATTTAGAATAAACTGTTCTATGTCAAGATATTGGCCTCGAGAATAAAATAACACCTAGTGATTTGAAGGAAAACACTCATAAGTCTGTAAGAATAATGAttcaactatttaaaatgttttcttttccatgtataaaaatacacaaattaaatgtaaatatgaataGTGATTTATTACTATTACTGGTTACTATTTATTACtgatatattaaatgtttaaaagaaagatatgaattctataatatatatgatttaaCACTTCATTCTGATGTATTCCACATATACAAATACCTTACAAGCCactgaatacatttttcttttattttactttgaacaGAAGCACAAATTGAAGCATATttaacactgaatttttaaaaggtattatttCATATGCAAACAGTGCCATCTTCTGGCAGCTGAAACTATGTGTATTGACATAAAATTCATTATGGATTGTAATTGCCATTTTCTTGACAAGTTATGTGTACAGCTTATTGAATAAAAACCTTTAATCTAAAATCAgttgatttttgtaaaaataacctttaaaaacaaGAGTATTAATTAGCATGTCTTCAaactgataaaatttttaaaaaagactaagaACCCTAAATTCTACCACTAAATCTTCTAACTAGATATTGAATCTTAGACTAACCGTGTAGCCACtcaggacctcagtttcctcaactagtAGACTGTTTAAATCATTAAATTACTTTCAGTTTAAGGTTCCATTTGATTCTAgctttagaaatgtttatttctggttttagcAGTCTAATATGGACTATAGGCCTGTTTATGACACACTTTTTCATAGGTATCTCTTTTATTAACATGTGTTTGGTTATGCTCTCTGCTTgaattttcttcagaaataaatCTTAAGTTATGTTTATACTTCTCACTGTCCAAATAGCTTTCCTCTAAACATCAGAAAGACTTCATTGAATTGTAAGTAAAACTAAACTCTAGTAACTgaaaataagggtttttttttttaagtttatttattttgagagaaagagagggagcatgtgtgccagagaaagagagggggcactagacagagggtgggggaaaggcagagtgagagggggagagagaatcacaagtagtctccttgctgtcagcactgagccctacatagggctggatctcatgaactgtgacatcatgacctgagctgaaatcaagagtcagacatttaaccaactgagccacccaggcaactcccaaaagcaagtttttaaaaaacattctgtaAAGATAAGATGGTTTAAATAAAATAGGTCAATATCAAACAAAACACTCAAAAATTAATAGGGGGActcttgggtgactcagtgggggtaagtgtctgactcttagtttctgctcaggtcatgatctcatggtttttggagttccagccccacatctggctcacactgagtgtggagcctgctttggattctctgtctccctctctctcttcccctcccccacttatgctgtctctctcaaaataaataaacttttttataaaactatttttatcatttattcatttttgagagacagagacagaatgtgagcaggggaggagcaaagagagagagggagacagagaatccaaagccatgggatcatgacctgtgccaaagttggacgcctaaccgacagaaccacccaggcatccccaaaataaataatttttttaaaaagttaaaaaaaattaataggaaatAAATCTCTCCAAAGCTTCTAGAATCTTAAGTGTTATTgtgttaaataaatagaataggcTCAGAGTTTGGGCAGCTCTTCCTAATATCTCCATAGATTTGACCAACACTATCCTGTTGGATTTATCTATACTCCCAATTCTTGCCTCCAAATACCTTGCTCTGATATAGATCTTCTTATTCAAACTCTTACACATCCATCTAGTCCAGGGTCTCAACTTCCTAGGCCTGCATTACTAAAATATCCATTGTGGTCTACTGTTTTTCAAAAAGTAACATAAGGATCATTTGGGATGCTGATTAACATATGTCATCTCCTAGAGCCCATAGAGTAGACTGTCCAACAGAAATCTAACATGAGTcacacatgtaattttaaatgttcttgtaGTCAGattaaaaagctaaaatgaaacaagtgaaattaatccaatgcatgtaaaaatatcatttcaatatgtaatcaattgaaaaacataatattttacattctttttcttttatactaagtctttgaaatcagGTATTTTTATACTTATAGCATATCTCAATTTGGACAAGCACACTTCAAGTGCCTAAGAGCCATCTGTGGCTAGTGGTTATGGTATTGGACTGCATTagatttggagaaaggggaataaaAGCCAGGAACGTACATATAGCAAAAAGTGATTCTTTCACATTCTCAAGTATGAGGGCCACCACTCTAGACTGGCCTGTACATAATCCATTCTACAACCACTACTGAAATTTACACCTGAGAAATGCCCCTTTAATTATGTCAGTTCTAAGAAACTACATATCCCTGGTACCTCCAATTTAAACAACTCATGTGGATATTCAAATCTCCCAAAATGTGGCCTCACCTCATTCATCCAATCAGTTCTCCAATTTGAAAATGTCTTGGGCTCTTCCATGAAATTTTCCTagggaaatattaaaatgatcattcaatcaacaaatattgatgAAGTACCCATAAAATGTCAACATGGATCCTCCATGGTAAAAGGGAAGATGTAACACAAATCGTTACATAATTATTACAATTCCACTGTTTTCATTGTAACACTGAAAGCAATGCTCTGAAATAGTGCTAATGAGATGCTAATATAGAGCAGGACCTTATAGAGAGGTCAAAGAAAATTTCTAGAATAcagttacatttaaataaaaaaaataatataaatataattagaaatctGAACAGATAGAAATTTCTAGGCAGAGAAAAGCACATTATGAAAAGCCCTGAGGTGGAAAAGTGACTAACAGAAGAGGCAGATTgggaaaataatctgaaaaggGGCTGCTGAGTTAGGCAGAAGGCTGATAAGGCCAAATTTATGAGACTTCAATCTGTCccgtcccttcccttcccttccctccccttcccttctttcttttatttatttagagacaggagagagagagagagagaggtggtggggaggagcagaaggtaagggagaagagagaatcttgtgactgtgagatcatgacctgagctgaaatcaagagtcggaccaaCTGCCACAACTGCCACTCGGGTGCCgcctttattttttcaactatGCATTTTTAAGCAAAACTAGATTACAAAGTCCTCAAAAAGTACAGAcctggcctgttttttttttgttttgttttgttttttttgttttttttttggagagagagacacagcatgagccagggaaacaggctccaggcagtcagtgcagaacctgtcatagggcttgaacccatgagccgtgagatcatgacttgaggcgaAGTAGGACGTTCaaagaactgagccacccagtgccccacaGATTTTACCTTCAAAGGTTAATTATTTCTTACATCTCTTCATAGAGCACAAAAAAcgtatttaataaatacttctatacatggaaaacatacatttttctaGCCATTTGAATTCTGGAATCTCCAAAATTATACCAACAATTATTTGCATCTtcagataatttaaaaactatattactATGAAACTGAAGGAAGTCTTACCTGAAGTGCTGAGTATTAATATAAAATTCCTTAGAAAGACAGACAAATTTTTATTCGTGGTAAGGTGCGCATCATGCTCTACCAGTCTTATGCCAGAATTCTGACTCTAAGTTCCTGGTGGAAAGAGTGAAAAGTTGGTGATTTAAACACACAGATGAATCCTTAAAAGGGATCTCCATGAAGTCAGAGACTGTAAGTATGAGAAAGCTTATAGAAGAGCTATTTGGCAAAAGCCTCTGGCCAACAACTAGCAAAACAAGGAGAACCTTAGACTAAGAAACACAAGGACATTAATTCTGCTAACAGCCAGGGGCTTGGAAGAGAAACCCAGATCTTCAATGAGATTCCACTTGCAGACGCCTTTACTTCAACAGTGTGAGACCCTTAAGCAGAGCACTCTGCTATACCATACCAACTCCGGACCTACACGACTACGATAACAAATGGGTGATATTTTAAACCAttaatttgtagtaatttgttacagaacaATAGAAAAGCAACACACTCAGGCACTTCTCATATAATTAAATAGCAAAGTATGTCTGGAACAAAGTTTTTGagacttcattttacaaataattttgctAGCTGCTTCAAGGCGGATAAATTTTTTGCAAAAATTGTTTCACAATTGACACGAACATTAATTGTGCACTCTCTGAAATATTTCTCATCCTAATGTAAAGTCATTGAATTTGTGAGTCAAAATTCCCCTGAAAGTTCTTAGGTGTAGATGGGCCTTTTTGGTGCAATGAACTTACTCCTCACCACCTTGCCTGTGGGTGCAAAGTGCGCGGGATGGACGGAGCACAAGCTAGACTGCCAGACGCAGCCTCCAGCCGCTCCTGACCGCCTTACAGTGAGGCCGGGTGGAAGTAGGCTGAGCCCAGGACAGACCTAGACACAGGACAAAAAAGGTTGCGGCTCATCCCTTTAACCCTAACCTAATTTCTCGGGAAAAGCCGCTCTCTCATACAGTAATCGGGCTCTCCAAGGCTGTGGCTTGGCTACCGCGCACACGGTTTCTTTACGAACTGCCAAAGCGTCTAGCAAAAGTTTCAAGCGCCCACTAGGGATCACTGGGGCCACTTAAGGTGCAGCTGGCGAACGGTTCATATCGCTTTGAAAATATCTATGAAACTCAGAAATTGTGCTCCCTGGCAGGCCTAGCAACTAAAACCATATCGCCCGCCTCCTTCCTGCACGCAATCTAGATTCCCACAACTAGAGGAGCCAGTCCTGGACGCTCCAGACCCGGACTACCCGGAAATGCGTGACCACGCCTACCTACTGCGCCTGCGCGAGGAAACAGCTCAGGCGAGCGAAGACAGGCCCGACCCCGCCCCGTGGGGCGGGACCTAGAGGTTTGTCACGCCTGCGCAAAGGACCCGACGGCATGCTGCGTCGTTACTTTTGAAACGAGTGGCGGGGAAGTGTTGTGGAAGTCCTTGCTGTAGCTGTCTGCCGGGTGGAAGCGCGGTCCTTCGTTGTAGGCCTGGCAATGGCGCTGCAGCTCTCCCGGGAGCAAGGCATCACCCTGCGCGGCAGCGCCGAAATCGTGGCTGAGTTCTTCTGTAAGTCTTCCTCGCGCAGGCCGGAGGGCGGGAGAACTGAGGCCAGGCCGCCCGGTAGGCCCACGGCTCGGCCACGGAGGCGGGGTAAGCGCGGGGGCGAGGTTGCGGGGGTGCCGAGAGGCCCGGAATTCAagccctctctgccccagcctcctgcccgGCTGGAGAATCTAGGAGGAGGCGCATGCAGGCACCGTTTCCGGATGCGTTGCTAATGGAGCTGGAGGCCTAGGTACTGCTGAACCGAGGCCTGTCTTGTCGTAGCCCCGTCACCTGCCGAATTGCTTTAAACTGCTGATCATACGCACTTCCTCACCTGCCCCTctcaccccaccaccacccaggtCTCAGCGACTTGAGACAGAACACGACCGGGGTGGAGACCGTGTATGTTTTTAAGAACCCGATCTTCACGCTTTGATTCTGGTGTGGGGGTGATGAACTAGACTTTAGGAGGCTCGCTGTTCTGGACCAGGCCACTTGTACCTTCTGATAGAATCTGGCAGGATTTGTGAGgcgaaaaggaggaaaaagaaaggagagggttccTGGAGCATTGGACCAGTAAATCAGTTGCTAACTCAGACGCAAAAGCCAATCTTGACACATCCTCTAGCCCGAATTTGGACTTGGATTACAGTGAGCTGAAATTTGACGGTAGTAGATTAATATAGTTTAGcgtttttcttttattgccacATTAGTGCAGGTATCGCGTTCTTTTACTTAGAAGCAagattttaaggatttttaattCCACTTTTTACCTATTCTGATTTCAGCGACACACCCATAAACACGTGTCTAGGCATTTACAGTTTTATACCATTAATGAAACCATAGCCACAgctaaatatgttttattttacagaattacAAAGTGATAATAACTTTTCTTTaacattccttttgttttcagcATTTGGTATCAACAGCATTTTATATCAGCGTGGCATATATCCATCTGAAACCTTTACTAGAGTGCAGAAATATGGACTCACCTTGCTTGTAACAACTGATCCTGAGCTCATAAAATACCTAAATAATGTGGTGGAACAACTAAAAGGTATTTAACTGTTGGAAACAATTTTGAGTTTTGCAGGCCTTCTATGACCCTTCCTTCTGGGCATCTTGGTGGTCGTTTTTTCACTCTGTATATAGAAGTGTAAAACACTACAATCTCAAATATGACTCTCAAttggaagaaagcaaaaaatatataaattgaaagAAATTCCACTTTTACCCTACATTTTGAGTGAGTTGAATATTTTGATGTTAGGTATCTGATACAGCTTCACAAAACAATCTCCATCAAGTCCCTTAGAAATGAtttttgcaggggcgcctgggtggcgcagtcggttaagcgtccgacttcagccaggtcacgatctcgcggtccgtgagttcgagccccgcgtcgggctctgggctgatggctcagagcctggagcctgtttccgattctgtgactccctctctctctgcccctcccccgttcatgctctgtctctctctgtcccaaaaataaataaacgttgaaaaaaaaaaaaaaaaaattaaataaaaaaaaaaaaaaaaaaaaaagaaatgatttttgcAGTTCATGTGGCCAGATGGAACAAATTAGAATTTAATGTACTTATGATGGTGTTCATTGTCTGAGAGAAATCCACTGTATTTTTAACATGATATATTTTCTGTAGCTGCCTGGAGTTTAAAGCCATCGTTATgttagaataaaggaaaataaaattagatccaACCTGggaattaaacttaaaaaagtacaACTACTAAGTAATAGTACACCCAGTAGAAGTTTCTTATTTTTAcctatttccatttgtttttgtttttgtttttaaatcctgggacgcctggggggctcagttggttgagcatccaacttgggctcagttcatgatctcggctcctgagtttgagccctgcaatgggctctgctgtcagcacagaacccactacAGATCCTCTgactcttgtctttctctctttcaaaaataaataaacattaaaaaaaaaaaatcctgcctgTAAGTCAGTAAGCCTTTTCTATCTGAACACTCATTGTTTTTCCTTAGCTCAAGAAGTTACTGTATTGTATCACAATACTTATTCTccatctattcctttttttttttttttaatcttgtttttctcCGCTTAGGattctcatttctaatttttctgtgttGTAAGATGTTTCTCCCTACCTCCCCATTTGACCTCCCAAAATAATAGTTCCAAAAAACACTGCAGTTagtcacctattttttttctttttaattcataaGCCATCTATGTTTTTTcaagtagctttatttttaaaattacattaattgtggggagcctgggtggctcagtcgattaagtgtccgacttctgctaaggtcatgatatcatggcttgtaagttcaagcctgcatcgggctctgtgaggacagctcagagcctggagcctgcttcagattctgtcttcatctctctgcccctccccggcttgcacagtgtttctgtttctcaaatataaacaaacataaaaaatttttttaaaatagcattaattatatttttattgcctttAGAACTAAATCATCTGTAATCCTGTATTAGGGCTGCCCTCAGATTATTTAGCCTGAAACCTCTAAGTAAGTATGAATCTATGTCATCTTAATTTGATAGAGAAGCAAGCCTGGCCTAAGCTAATGGTTTTGGGTTTTCTCCTTTAAGATTACACTCATGACATTTCACCTCAGATGTAGGTAGACCTTTCTATTTaacttttcccatttattttaattaacatgGAGGAATTGTTCTTAGAGGCAAATTGTTCTGTCTATTTGAATCCCATCCCTCTTGCCTTCTTAAGGACTTTACCCTATTTCTTCTCTGATATTTTTGACTCCTTTGTTTTGAGTTACTTTCATTGGTTTAGTCAgtctttagttttaaaagaaaataattccaccTACTCCACATCTTTAACTTACTAACCAGTCTCCTTTTCAGAACTAAATTGATAAAAAGTTGTTGATATATGCCAAGGGGTCAGCAATGGTGCCAGGCCATATCTAGCAAGTGGCCTATTTTTGTACAGCctacaaagaatattttcaaatttgtaaagggatgttttttaaaagagtatgcAACAGAGACCTAGGTGGCCCACATGCCCTCGATACTACTaaattgttttgtctcttaaaaaacaacaacaaactgctGATTCCTGAGTATACTGCCCCAATATCTAAGATTAATTCAGGGCTCATTCTGAGGCCTTCTTCTCATTATAACCTCTCTAGATCTCTGACATACATAGATAGCTTCACTAATCTTTGTGTAGTTGACTCACAAACGTACATCTAGCCCAACTCTCCTAACTCTGTGCTCATATATTAAATGAGTCCCTTGATATCTTCATGTGACTATCCCAGTGATATTTCAAACTCAGCATATGAaaaatggggctcctggatggctcagtcagtggagcatgggactcttgatcttggggttatctCAGTGAATGTATCAGTAATCCAACTAGTGATAAAAACCAGAAACTTAGGAGGTATCCCTGAGTCTTTCCTCTTCCTTACTCTCAAGTATTCAATAAATCTTAACAACTTTAACCATGAAATCTCTTGAATGTATCTACTGATCCATCTCTACCAGTTTATCCTTCTATAAGCCTTCATTACTTCTTACTTGAATTACTAATTAATTTTAGTGACCCTAGATCCCCTCTTTACCTCCAGTCTACTTTCCACTTCACCGCCAGAAGGatagttttgaaatataaatttaactaCATCACACCCTCCTTCAAACACAATAATGACTTCCCTCATTCTTGAGATACAACTTCTTTAATTTGGCCCACGTGGCCTTGAATGGTTTGACCCCTATGTGTCCTGCTAAACTTGCCTTCGTTCTCCCCATAACTGCAGTTGTATTGGCTTTTTTTAAGTCCTCTAGTCAGATGCTCttccctttttaatatttaagaccTATacccttttctgtatatttttgcatatttaatagTATTTATTCTTAGAACTAAACTCAATTGAGAACTCCCTGAATGAACCAAATTTTCCTGTATTCACTCTGCATCAAATACCGCACCTTCATAGCATTCATCACAATTATAATCTTACATTTATTGGCGCAATGATTAGATTAATCCTCCACTCCTACATTTTACCTTAGATTAGGATGGAAGTACTGCATGTTCACTACTGTGTTCTCAGCACTCAGTACTGTATCTGGTACAAATACGGAGAATTCAAAAACAGGAGCTAGGTTATTGTGGGGCAAGTTTCCTGTACAGGTTGGAGGAGTTCCAAAATACTAGGCGTAGGAATTTGCAGACAATAGGAAGTGAGACCTGAGAAGAGAACTGCTTTGTGATGCAGTGGATCAAAAAAAGATGCCTTGTTATGTATTCCAGATTGGTTATACAAGTGTTCAGTTCAGAAACTGGTGGTAGTCATCTCAAATATTGAGAGTGGTGAGGTCCTTGAAAGGTGGCAATTTGATATTGAGTGTGACAAGACTGCAAAAGATGACAGGTAAGTATGAATTAAATTACTtccacttttatatattttttgcaaaatGTCTTTTCCTTACTAAAGGAGTTCTAATTATATTGAACTTAGTTTTATATAAGGTTTTGTTTCTAAGTATGCTTGATTTGACCTAATCCCCTGTGGAAAAGAATAGGGCTCATAAACTGCTCACAAAAAAATTGTGTATATCATGGACATAATTGCCTTTAGTCTAAATCCATGAATTACAGACTTTAGTGTTTATGATGCTATATGAGAAGCTACACATGATGGACTAGGTGGGCCATTTAATGAATTGTTTAAAGGTACTTTTAAGACCGGGAAGTATTATCCTAGACTTTTCTCCCAGCTTAACATGCAgctctactggggcgcctgggtggctcagtcagttaagcatctgactcttgatttcagctcaggtcatgatctcatggtttgtgagatcaaagcCCATGTctggctttgcgctgacagtgtggagcctgcttgcgattctccctctctctctccctccctctctctctctctctctctccctccctctctctctctctctctctctctctctctctctctctctgtccctgccccgttcatgctgtctctcaatataaatgaataaacaaaaaataaataaataaaagatgcagCTCTACTGTATTTCATTTAATGCCACAAACTTCCTGCAACACTTCATAAACTGAAGTTTGCGGATCCCCCAAATGGGAAGTGCCCATCATTATAGGCTAATTTCTAGCATTGTCTTAAGCATGCTTATCTATAAACTGAGAACTGTTTCTCATAATGAAATATAGATTGTTTCTGAAACCTTTGGtctattttagaaaagttttaactTATACAAATAATTTGATGCCCGATTAACGTCTTTTTTGAGGCAGTAGGGAATTAGACATTTAGGCAATACTAAAAATGCCAAAATGATTATactgattaaatattttagatactacttgttatctttattttaggAAGTACTGAAGTTTTTCTAATTTGAAGCACTTGACAGGTTTTCTAATCGAATAACTTGATACTAAGATCAGCCCTAAAAATGATTGGGAGGATAAATGAAATAACAGAGATAATACTGTTCCTACTAGGTTAGAGATTCTAAGGATACATATTATACTCctgtatatttaaacatttaaaaaaaaaaaaaccttttgaacGCATTACTTATTTgatttgggaaatatttaatcAGTTAAATAATCTTACCAATGTTTTAAATAACTTgttaagaggcgcctgggtggcgcagtcggttaagcgtccgacttcagccaggtca includes:
- the MAD2L1 gene encoding mitotic spindle assembly checkpoint protein MAD2A, with amino-acid sequence MALQLSREQGITLRGSAEIVAEFFSFGINSILYQRGIYPSETFTRVQKYGLTLLVTTDPELIKYLNNVVEQLKDWLYKCSVQKLVVVISNIESGEVLERWQFDIECDKTAKDDSAPREKSQKAIQDEIRSVIRQITATVTFLPLLEVSCSFDLLIYTDKDLVVPEKWEESGPQFITNSEEVRLRSFTTTIHKVNSTVAYKIPVND